A stretch of Campylobacter showae DNA encodes these proteins:
- a CDS encoding dUTP diphosphatase, producing the protein MNANEKITQMLNLQQSLNDDTNGIGWENGVNKNGKLINWKRCIYMECAELIDSFAWKHWKSINAPTNEENLCVEVVDIWHFLMSLMLEQYKLNNLGDIAKLSSDICASSGFDAFCREPFNVADENIYEIINDVEMLINKCSGFEYSLFDLLKIYFSMSLKCGVNLSSLYECYVGKNVLNRFRQDHGYKEGAYKKVWNGKEDNAVMNEILARGLKSVDDIYAALEAEYKAVK; encoded by the coding sequence ATGAACGCGAATGAAAAAATCACCCAAATGCTAAATCTCCAGCAGAGCCTAAACGACGATACTAACGGCATCGGCTGGGAAAACGGCGTCAACAAAAACGGCAAACTCATCAACTGGAAACGCTGCATATATATGGAGTGCGCCGAGCTCATAGATAGCTTTGCCTGGAAGCACTGGAAAAGCATAAACGCACCGACAAATGAAGAAAATCTGTGCGTCGAGGTCGTGGATATCTGGCACTTTTTGATGAGCTTGATGCTCGAGCAGTACAAGCTAAATAACCTCGGCGATATCGCAAAGCTCTCAAGCGACATCTGCGCTAGCAGCGGCTTTGATGCGTTTTGCCGCGAGCCGTTTAACGTCGCTGATGAAAACATCTACGAGATCATAAACGACGTCGAAATGCTCATAAACAAGTGCTCCGGCTTTGAGTATTCGCTCTTTGACCTGCTTAAAATTTACTTCTCGATGAGCCTAAAATGCGGCGTAAATCTTAGCTCGCTTTACGAGTGCTACGTAGGTAAAAACGTGCTAAATCGCTTCCGCCAAGATCACGGCTACAAAGAGGGTGCGTATAAAAAGGTCTGGAACGGCAAAGAAGATAACGCCGTGATGAACGAGATTCTAGCTCGCGGGCTAAAAAGCGTGGATGATATCTACGCCGCGCTAGAGGCCGAGTACAAGGCGGTAAAATAA
- a CDS encoding EI24 domain-containing protein, whose protein sequence is MFADILRLSIKDLFTPKFIALSILPLVFSALIIAAIAMFGGRELYEALNAAVSGEAGALAEYPMAAKILSLGIAKWLIGAIFYAVGVYLVVMLSIFCALAVAGFLTPVVAREINRRHYRVDEAQLANVSLARQTALMGQILLKFFLIALICLPILAVPALNFLALHPAFFYLYYSLLFIDVAPNALSRHKFELYLLDYGGYKFKAAALCFYLLCLVPIFGLFLQVFFVIYFSHFFFLRETSRLT, encoded by the coding sequence TTGTTCGCTGATATTTTACGCCTTTCGATAAAGGACCTTTTCACGCCCAAATTTATCGCGCTCTCTATCCTGCCGCTCGTTTTTTCCGCGCTTATTATCGCGGCTATTGCGATGTTTGGCGGACGTGAGCTGTACGAGGCGCTAAACGCGGCCGTATCTGGTGAGGCCGGCGCACTGGCCGAGTATCCGATGGCGGCTAAAATCCTTAGCCTAGGCATCGCAAAATGGCTCATCGGCGCGATATTTTACGCGGTCGGCGTATATCTAGTCGTTATGCTTTCGATTTTTTGCGCGCTAGCGGTTGCAGGCTTTCTCACTCCAGTGGTCGCCCGCGAGATAAACCGCAGGCACTACCGCGTGGACGAGGCGCAGCTAGCAAACGTCAGCCTAGCTCGCCAAACGGCTCTCATGGGTCAAATTTTGCTCAAATTTTTTCTGATCGCGCTCATTTGTTTGCCGATTTTAGCAGTGCCCGCGCTAAATTTCCTTGCCCTGCACCCCGCGTTTTTTTACCTTTATTATTCGCTACTTTTCATCGACGTTGCGCCAAACGCCCTCTCGCGGCACAAATTTGAGCTTTATTTGCTTGATTACGGCGGATATAAATTTAAAGCCGCCGCGCTGTGCTTTTACCTGCTTTGCTTGGTGCCTATTTTCGGGCTTTTCTTGCAGGTTTTTTTCGTTATTTATTTTTCGCATTTTTTCTTTTTACGCGAGACTTCGCGCTTGACGTAA
- the gdhA gene encoding NADP-specific glutamate dehydrogenase, with translation MSEYIEKTMEWIKRTNPGQGVFVQAATEVLNSLEPLIKKESKYQKHAILERIVIPERTVIFRVTYTDDDGRPQVNNGYRVQFNSAVGPYKGGIRLHPSVDLGVLKFLGFEQIFKNSLTGVNIGGAKGGSTFDPKGKSEGEIMRFCQAFMTELYRHIGNTVDVPAGDIGVGAREIGYMFGQYKKLTGRFDGILTGKGLNWGGSLARTEATGYGLVYFTQNMLQKAGLGLEGKKCSISGSGNVAIYTVEKLYQVGALPITVSDSNGYVYDAGGIDLAVLKELKEVKRARLSEYVKFRPNAKYVSVSEYKEGRNGVWDVPCDGAFPCATQNELHLADIKTLYANGCRFVAEGANMPSTLDAINFMLAQKDFYFAPAKAANAGGVGTSGLEMMQNAGMTAWSFEKVDHRLHGIMNHIFELSYETSKEFGDEGNLVLGSNIAGFRKVADAMIDQGYV, from the coding sequence ATGAGCGAGTACATCGAAAAAACGATGGAGTGGATAAAAAGAACCAATCCGGGCCAAGGCGTGTTCGTGCAGGCTGCGACCGAGGTGCTAAACAGCCTCGAGCCACTTATAAAAAAAGAGAGCAAATACCAAAAACACGCTATCTTAGAGCGTATCGTGATACCTGAGCGCACGGTGATATTTCGCGTTACCTACACGGATGACGACGGCAGACCGCAGGTAAATAATGGCTACCGCGTGCAGTTTAACTCAGCCGTGGGCCCCTATAAAGGCGGCATCAGACTCCATCCTAGCGTGGATCTTGGCGTGCTAAAATTTTTAGGGTTTGAGCAAATTTTTAAAAACTCACTAACAGGCGTAAATATTGGCGGCGCAAAAGGCGGTAGCACCTTTGATCCAAAAGGCAAGAGCGAGGGCGAGATAATGCGCTTTTGCCAAGCGTTTATGACCGAGCTTTACCGCCACATCGGCAACACCGTAGACGTGCCCGCAGGCGACATCGGCGTGGGCGCGCGCGAGATCGGCTATATGTTTGGGCAGTATAAAAAGCTCACGGGCAGGTTTGACGGCATACTAACGGGCAAAGGCCTAAACTGGGGCGGCAGCCTAGCGCGCACGGAGGCGACCGGATACGGACTGGTTTATTTTACGCAAAATATGCTGCAAAAAGCGGGCCTTGGGCTAGAGGGCAAAAAGTGCAGCATAAGCGGTAGCGGAAACGTCGCCATCTACACAGTAGAAAAGCTCTATCAAGTAGGCGCGCTGCCTATCACGGTTTCTGATTCAAACGGATACGTTTACGACGCAGGGGGCATCGATCTAGCGGTGCTTAAAGAGCTAAAAGAAGTCAAACGCGCGCGCCTTAGCGAGTACGTCAAATTTAGACCAAATGCAAAATACGTAAGCGTAAGCGAATACAAAGAGGGCAGAAACGGCGTCTGGGACGTGCCGTGCGACGGTGCGTTTCCGTGCGCGACGCAAAACGAGCTTCACCTAGCCGACATAAAGACGCTCTACGCTAACGGCTGTCGCTTCGTGGCTGAGGGAGCAAATATGCCAAGCACGCTTGATGCGATAAATTTTATGCTAGCGCAAAAGGATTTTTACTTCGCTCCGGCAAAGGCGGCAAACGCGGGCGGCGTGGGCACGTCAGGCCTTGAGATGATGCAAAATGCCGGCATGACCGCGTGGAGCTTTGAAAAGGTCGATCATAGACTGCACGGCATAATGAATCATATCTTTGAGCTTAGTTACGAGACGAGCAAGGAGTTTGGCGACGAGGGAAATCTGGTGCTTGGCTCAAATATCGCGGGCTTTCGCAAGGTGGCCGATGCGATGATAGATCAGGGATATGTGTAA
- a CDS encoding ABC transporter ATP-binding protein, translated as MLEVKNLNFAYPNGAGRLENVNLRVGKGEILTILGRNGAGKSTMLSLISGTQAPHSGEVWLGGKNSAQLSNKERAKIMAYVAQSEICEYDYTGLEFITMGRAAHLGIFARPSEEDTAIAKEFTAKLEITHLEDKFITQMSGGQKQMCSIARAMAAKPEIIVFDEPTSALDFGNQYKFLRTVKQLKEQGYTIVLTTHNPDFAVLLGGYVALVKGGGEVAFGTVDEIIESEHLSKLYGLNLSVEYIEQVARKCCLTHPL; from the coding sequence ATGCTTGAGGTTAAAAATCTAAATTTCGCCTACCCAAACGGCGCGGGTAGGCTAGAAAACGTAAATTTACGCGTCGGCAAAGGCGAGATACTAACGATACTGGGTCGAAACGGCGCGGGCAAATCGACCATGCTAAGCCTAATCAGCGGCACGCAGGCGCCGCACTCGGGCGAAGTTTGGCTGGGCGGTAAAAATAGCGCCCAGCTTAGCAACAAAGAGCGCGCCAAAATCATGGCCTACGTCGCCCAGAGCGAGATCTGCGAGTACGACTACACGGGGCTTGAGTTTATCACGATGGGGCGAGCGGCGCATCTGGGTATCTTCGCGCGGCCTAGCGAGGAGGATACGGCGATAGCGAAGGAATTTACCGCAAAGCTTGAAATCACGCATCTTGAGGATAAATTTATCACTCAGATGAGTGGCGGGCAAAAGCAGATGTGTTCGATCGCGCGCGCGATGGCTGCAAAGCCCGAGATCATAGTGTTTGACGAGCCGACCTCGGCGCTGGACTTTGGCAATCAGTATAAATTCCTGCGCACCGTTAAGCAGCTAAAAGAGCAAGGCTACACCATCGTGCTAACGACTCACAATCCCGATTTTGCCGTGCTTTTGGGTGGCTACGTGGCGTTAGTTAAAGGCGGGGGCGAGGTGGCTTTCGGCACGGTGGACGAGATAATAGAAAGCGAGCATCTAAGCAAGCTTTACGGGCTAAATTTGAGCGTAGAGTATATCGAGCAAGTAGCTAGAAAGTGCTGCCTGACGCATCCGCTGTGA
- a CDS encoding FecCD family ABC transporter permease produces MKNISFKFTLILLAVLTVICGVVALGVGRFYVAPGDVLSVIGGFFGVPTDAAANIQNVVENIRIPRIIAAILVGAALSISGAAYQGVFRNQLVSPDLLGVSAGACVGAAVAIMFDLSLFWVQALAFVSGLAAVGMTLSIPRLMGRSSTLMLVLSGIIVSGLMASVIGFLKYVADPETKLPDIVYWQLGSLAKIDAGNLKFIAPVMIACAVLLVAMSWRINLLSLGDESAARLGVNVTLERGVIIVCATLLTACSVCVSGIVAWVGLLMPHLARMLVGANNARSLPASIFMGAIFLLFVDTLARTISVSEVPLGVLTGFIGTIFFVWVLWRNKKVA; encoded by the coding sequence ATGAAAAATATTAGTTTTAAATTTACGCTGATTTTGCTAGCCGTGCTGACCGTAATTTGCGGCGTAGTCGCGCTTGGAGTCGGCAGGTTTTACGTGGCGCCGGGCGACGTGCTTAGCGTGATCGGCGGCTTTTTTGGAGTACCGACGGACGCCGCGGCAAATATCCAAAACGTCGTCGAAAACATCCGCATACCGCGCATCATCGCAGCTATCCTCGTCGGAGCCGCGCTTAGCATTAGCGGAGCGGCGTATCAGGGCGTCTTTCGCAACCAACTAGTTAGCCCCGATCTGCTGGGCGTTTCGGCGGGCGCTTGCGTGGGAGCCGCAGTTGCGATCATGTTTGATTTATCGCTTTTTTGGGTGCAGGCGTTAGCCTTTGTTAGCGGGCTCGCAGCCGTGGGCATGACGCTATCCATACCGCGTCTGATGGGGCGCTCTAGCACGCTGATGTTGGTGCTCTCGGGTATCATCGTTAGCGGTCTGATGGCTTCTGTTATCGGCTTTTTAAAATACGTCGCCGACCCCGAGACCAAGCTGCCCGACATCGTTTACTGGCAGCTAGGCAGTCTAGCCAAGATCGACGCCGGCAATCTTAAATTTATCGCCCCCGTGATGATAGCCTGCGCGGTGCTACTCGTGGCTATGAGCTGGAGGATAAACCTGCTATCTCTAGGCGACGAGAGTGCGGCTAGACTAGGCGTAAACGTAACGCTCGAGCGCGGCGTCATCATCGTTTGCGCGACGCTGCTAACGGCATGCAGCGTGTGCGTGAGCGGTATCGTGGCGTGGGTAGGGCTACTGATGCCCCACCTGGCGCGCATGCTAGTTGGCGCGAACAACGCCCGCAGCCTGCCTGCTAGTATATTTATGGGCGCTATATTTTTGCTATTTGTAGACACTCTAGCGCGCACGATCAGCGTGAGCGAGGTGCCTCTGGGCGTACTTACGGGCTTTATCGGCACGATATTTTTCGTCTGGGTACTCTGGCGAAACAAAAAGGTCGCGTGA
- a CDS encoding subtype B tannase, which translates to MKKRTLTLSAAACLCAAFSAQAADLKFNPDKFETRSIKAGEKEVKFRAYEGIVYVANPVDSEYQRLNFYVPSRYFEGSKSETGKFDAASAPIFLPNSIGGYMPGKPFTPALDKNGKPNAVLAALERGYVVAAPGARGRTLKDANGKFSGKAPAAIVDLKAAVRYLKFNDAAMAGDANKIISNGTSAGGAMSALLGVSADASEFEPYLAALGAAKASDEIYAVSAYCPVTNLENADAAYEWMFGAQTKYEKMDFSAFDAAGFNDRSGKPKTVSGELNAEQKELSAALKSAFPAYVNSLNLKDAKGRALMLEPSGEGSFKEYVKKMLADSFAAAKSREKSLLKPEFFTLETQGCTLGYDFKFEDFVLSMPRAKAAPAFDGLELQNPENDFFGDADAAAKHFTEFSAKRGTGESADAKIIKMVNAMSYLGNKNAAKFYRIRHGAADSDTALAVPLILTLGLQNAGKAVDFAVPWGQGHGGDYDLDELFRWVDRVVK; encoded by the coding sequence ATGAAAAAAAGGACGCTTACATTAAGTGCGGCGGCTTGCCTTTGCGCGGCGTTTAGCGCGCAGGCGGCGGATCTGAAATTTAACCCCGATAAATTTGAAACTCGCTCTATAAAAGCGGGCGAAAAAGAGGTCAAATTTAGAGCCTACGAGGGGATAGTTTACGTAGCAAATCCCGTGGATAGCGAGTATCAGAGGTTAAATTTTTACGTTCCGTCGCGGTATTTTGAAGGCAGCAAAAGCGAGACAGGAAAATTTGACGCGGCAAGCGCTCCGATCTTTTTGCCAAACTCTATCGGTGGGTATATGCCGGGCAAGCCTTTTACGCCGGCGCTTGATAAAAACGGTAAGCCAAACGCGGTGCTAGCGGCTCTTGAGCGCGGTTACGTAGTCGCAGCGCCTGGAGCTAGAGGCAGGACGCTCAAGGACGCAAACGGTAAATTTAGCGGCAAAGCGCCCGCCGCCATCGTCGATCTAAAGGCCGCCGTGCGGTATCTCAAATTTAACGACGCCGCGATGGCCGGCGACGCGAACAAAATCATATCAAACGGCACGAGCGCGGGCGGAGCGATGTCGGCGCTGCTTGGCGTCTCGGCGGACGCGAGCGAGTTTGAGCCGTATCTGGCAGCACTCGGAGCCGCAAAGGCTAGCGACGAGATCTACGCCGTCTCCGCCTACTGCCCGGTTACGAACCTAGAAAACGCCGACGCAGCCTACGAGTGGATGTTTGGCGCTCAGACGAAATACGAGAAAATGGACTTTAGCGCGTTTGATGCGGCTGGGTTTAACGACCGAAGCGGCAAGCCAAAAACCGTCTCAGGCGAACTAAACGCAGAGCAAAAAGAGCTCTCCGCAGCGCTAAAATCGGCCTTCCCCGCCTACGTAAATTCCCTAAATTTAAAGGACGCCAAAGGCCGCGCGCTCATGCTTGAGCCTAGCGGCGAGGGAAGCTTTAAAGAGTACGTCAAAAAGATGCTAGCAGACTCTTTCGCGGCTGCGAAAAGTCGGGAGAAAAGCCTGCTAAAGCCCGAGTTTTTCACGCTTGAAACGCAGGGCTGCACGCTCGGCTATGATTTTAAATTTGAAGACTTTGTTCTATCTATGCCGCGAGCTAAGGCTGCGCCCGCATTTGACGGACTAGAGCTACAAAATCCCGAAAACGACTTTTTCGGCGATGCGGACGCGGCGGCGAAGCACTTTACCGAATTTAGCGCAAAACGCGGCACGGGCGAGAGTGCAGACGCTAAAATCATAAAAATGGTAAACGCGATGAGCTATCTGGGTAATAAAAACGCGGCCAAATTTTACCGTATCAGACACGGCGCGGCCGACTCCGATACGGCTTTAGCGGTGCCGCTTATCTTGACGCTGGGGCTACAAAATGCGGGCAAAGCGGTTGATTTTGCGGTGCCTTGGGGGCAAGGTCACGGTGGCGACTACGATCTGGACGAGCTTTTTAGATGGGTAGATCGCGTCGTAAAATAG
- a CDS encoding ABC transporter substrate-binding protein — translation MKKFLTTLLLSAIVALGAEVKTITDMTGNEVKIPAKTQKIAALWHANNQVILVLGGADKIVTTTDLIKKNKWFAAIYPRIAEVPAALNGNDIQIEELVKLAPDVVVVSNKNFQENLTKNGFSAANLIFRDYDDMKKSVLLTAQIIGGDAASKAKELNENLDANIALVTERTNKLKDAARPKVLHIVGGANLLKIDGTKTIIDTWVRYAGGKNAVQKEGSMIEITAEEIVAADPDIIIVGGADNQKAVEKIYADPVFAGLKAVKNKKVYGNPKGVFSWDRYGAESALQILWAAKTIQPELFKDVDVKAKTKAFYKKFMNYNLSDAEFDYILKGLNPDGSK, via the coding sequence ATGAAAAAATTTCTCACGACGTTGCTTTTAAGCGCTATCGTCGCGCTAGGAGCCGAGGTCAAAACTATCACCGATATGACCGGCAACGAGGTCAAAATCCCGGCCAAAACGCAAAAGATAGCCGCGCTCTGGCACGCAAACAACCAAGTGATTTTGGTGCTGGGCGGCGCGGATAAGATCGTAACTACGACCGATCTCATCAAGAAAAATAAGTGGTTTGCCGCGATTTACCCTCGCATAGCAGAGGTGCCGGCCGCGCTAAACGGCAACGATATCCAGATCGAGGAGCTCGTTAAACTAGCCCCGGACGTAGTCGTCGTGTCAAATAAAAACTTCCAAGAAAATCTTACTAAAAACGGCTTTAGCGCGGCGAATTTGATATTTCGCGACTACGACGATATGAAAAAAAGCGTGCTGCTAACGGCCCAGATCATCGGCGGCGACGCGGCTAGCAAAGCAAAAGAGCTAAACGAAAATCTAGATGCCAATATCGCGCTAGTTACCGAGCGCACGAACAAGCTAAAGGACGCCGCGCGCCCTAAAGTGCTACACATCGTAGGCGGCGCGAATCTGCTAAAAATCGACGGCACTAAAACAATCATCGACACGTGGGTGAGATACGCAGGCGGTAAAAACGCGGTGCAAAAAGAGGGCAGCATGATAGAAATCACGGCCGAAGAGATCGTGGCGGCAGACCCTGATATCATCATCGTAGGCGGCGCGGACAATCAAAAAGCGGTTGAGAAAATTTACGCTGATCCCGTATTTGCAGGGCTAAAAGCGGTCAAAAACAAAAAAGTCTACGGCAACCCAAAAGGCGTGTTTAGCTGGGATAGATACGGCGCGGAGTCTGCGCTGCAAATTTTATGGGCGGCTAAGACCATCCAGCCAGAGCTCTTTAAAGACGTCGACGTAAAAGCCAAAACTAAGGCGTTTTATAAGAAATTTATGAACTATAACCTTAGCGACGCGGAGTTTGACTACATCCTAAAAGGACTAAATCCGGACGGTAGCAAATAA
- a CDS encoding molybdopterin oxidoreductase family protein, whose protein sequence is MAKTGKVICPYCGTGCQVELHVENNVIRSALGVQDNPVNQGNLCLKGFYGWDYVGAPDRLTKPLIRKKDGVFSKDGDFEEASWDEALDLVVSKMKEVKEKYGPDALVGNYSARCTLEDNYVAQKIMRAVIGTNNVDHCARIUHAPTVAGLAKTIGNGAATNSFTEIGPYSNCILMIGSNPENGHPIAAMHIQRALNRGAKLIVVDPIKTEFASRADVHLQLAPEHNIAVINSLIYVIFEENLVNWDFVNECTKGVEYVREAVKDYSPEAIASYTNLNPEDVRKAARMYATIRPAVITHGMGVTHFNHGVGAVCDISNLFLLTGNICELGSGDLPIRGQENVQGCCDMGVLPNIFPNLGSVTDPKQREWFEQVWHLEPGFLNGKIGIHKTEVPNAILDGRVHFFWTMGENPVMTDPNTNHFLKAISKVDMYVVQDIFLTETSRKADVVLPGVASSEKEGLYANAERRVQHNEHVITPPGDARQDWWIICEIARRLGATEGFNFNSPEEIWEEVRKCDPRRYGGMSYYRIKKYHGLHWPCPDENSMGGQSLYLDKKFFTPDGKGKFIPCLHVKSVADIEPAKAEFAKRVNLPPEYEVMAGSVDEPTDAEYPIQLLTTRKVYQYAGGVMTRRSKAIEEGGDSIGPIAEMNPALAQRYGIKQGDFIKAWSRYGYIVIKADVTGIVPDGVIQMTYHYWESCCNELTSNGWDFISKTPTFKAAIQIQRIEEEEFLRIRELKRIKFQTNKVIYDDYHHE, encoded by the coding sequence ATGGCAAAGACCGGTAAAGTCATATGCCCGTATTGCGGCACGGGCTGTCAGGTCGAGCTTCACGTCGAAAACAACGTGATAAGAAGCGCGCTTGGAGTGCAGGATAACCCCGTAAATCAGGGCAATCTGTGCTTAAAGGGCTTTTACGGCTGGGACTACGTGGGGGCGCCCGACAGACTAACAAAACCGCTAATTCGCAAAAAAGACGGCGTATTTAGCAAGGACGGAGATTTTGAAGAGGCTAGCTGGGACGAAGCGCTCGATCTAGTCGTCTCAAAGATGAAAGAAGTAAAGGAAAAATACGGCCCCGACGCGCTAGTAGGCAACTACTCGGCTCGCTGTACGTTAGAGGACAACTACGTCGCGCAAAAGATAATGCGCGCCGTAATCGGTACGAATAACGTCGATCACTGCGCTAGAATTTGACACGCTCCGACTGTGGCAGGTCTTGCCAAAACAATCGGTAACGGAGCGGCGACAAACAGCTTCACGGAGATTGGACCTTATAGTAATTGTATCTTGATGATCGGCTCAAACCCCGAAAACGGCCACCCGATCGCGGCGATGCACATACAGCGCGCGCTAAACCGCGGCGCTAAGCTCATCGTGGTAGACCCGATAAAAACGGAATTTGCCAGCCGAGCGGATGTGCATTTACAGCTAGCGCCCGAGCATAACATTGCGGTTATAAACTCGCTGATTTACGTTATTTTTGAGGAAAATTTGGTTAACTGGGACTTCGTAAACGAATGCACCAAAGGCGTGGAATACGTACGCGAAGCGGTTAAGGACTATTCGCCTGAAGCTATCGCTAGCTACACCAACCTAAATCCCGAGGACGTGAGAAAAGCGGCCCGCATGTACGCGACTATCAGACCTGCCGTCATCACGCACGGTATGGGCGTTACGCACTTTAACCACGGCGTGGGCGCGGTTTGCGATATCTCAAATTTATTCCTTTTAACGGGAAATATCTGCGAGCTAGGAAGCGGCGACTTGCCGATACGCGGTCAAGAAAACGTCCAAGGCTGCTGCGATATGGGCGTGTTGCCGAATATTTTTCCAAATTTAGGCTCGGTAACTGATCCTAAACAGCGCGAGTGGTTTGAGCAGGTTTGGCATCTAGAGCCAGGCTTCCTAAACGGTAAAATCGGCATCCATAAAACCGAAGTGCCAAACGCCATCCTTGACGGTAGAGTGCACTTTTTCTGGACGATGGGCGAAAACCCGGTTATGACCGATCCAAACACCAACCACTTCCTAAAAGCGATCTCTAAAGTAGATATGTACGTGGTTCAGGATATATTTTTAACCGAAACGTCGCGTAAAGCCGACGTCGTGCTACCCGGCGTGGCAAGTAGCGAAAAAGAAGGCCTCTATGCCAACGCAGAGCGCCGCGTACAGCACAACGAGCACGTCATCACGCCTCCGGGAGACGCCAGACAAGATTGGTGGATCATCTGCGAGATCGCGCGAAGGCTCGGAGCGACGGAAGGGTTTAACTTTAACTCGCCCGAAGAAATTTGGGAAGAGGTCCGTAAGTGCGACCCTAGAAGATACGGCGGCATGAGCTACTACCGCATCAAAAAGTATCATGGATTACACTGGCCGTGCCCGGATGAAAATAGCATGGGCGGACAGAGCCTATATCTAGATAAAAAATTCTTTACGCCTGACGGCAAAGGTAAATTTATCCCTTGCTTGCACGTAAAGAGCGTAGCGGATATCGAGCCTGCTAAAGCCGAGTTTGCTAAACGCGTAAATTTACCGCCCGAATACGAAGTGATGGCCGGTAGCGTGGATGAGCCGACCGACGCCGAGTACCCGATACAGCTACTAACTACGCGTAAAGTCTATCAGTACGCCGGCGGAGTCATGACTAGACGCTCAAAAGCTATCGAAGAGGGCGGCGACAGCATCGGACCGATCGCAGAGATGAACCCTGCGCTGGCCCAGCGCTACGGTATAAAGCAAGGAGACTTCATCAAAGCGTGGAGTAGATACGGCTACATAGTCATCAAAGCAGACGTCACTGGTATCGTCCCGGACGGCGTCATCCAGATGACCTATCACTACTGGGAGAGCTGCTGCAACGAGCTAACGAGCAACGGCTGGGACTTCATCAGTAAGACCCCGACCTTTAAGGCTGCCATCCAGATCCAAAGGATAGAGGAGGAGGAGTTTTTGCGTATTCGCGAGCTAAAACGCATCAAATTCCAAACCAACAAGGTCATCTACGACGACTATCACCACGAGTGA
- a CDS encoding acyl-CoA thioesterase codes for MEKTLEGMGEPRMKQVALPKDTNSAGNIFGGWILSQIDLAGAQAAREVAPERVVTISMQEIIFKQPVFVGDVVSCYAKITEVGNTSIKTKIEVTAQRLNTAGFRECIHVTSAIATYVSVTKDGAKKPIDLELKKAHGF; via the coding sequence ATGGAAAAAACTTTAGAAGGCATGGGCGAGCCGCGCATGAAGCAAGTCGCCTTGCCAAAAGACACCAACTCTGCGGGAAACATTTTTGGCGGCTGGATACTAAGCCAGATCGACCTTGCGGGCGCTCAGGCTGCGCGCGAAGTGGCTCCCGAGCGCGTCGTGACGATCTCAATGCAAGAGATTATATTTAAACAGCCCGTTTTCGTCGGCGACGTCGTGAGCTGCTACGCCAAGATAACGGAAGTGGGCAACACTTCGATCAAAACCAAGATCGAAGTTACGGCGCAGCGGCTAAATACGGCGGGCTTTCGCGAGTGCATACACGTGACATCCGCGATCGCGACCTACGTGAGCGTGACAAAAGACGGCGCGAAAAAACCGATCGATCTGGAGCTAAAAAAGGCGCACGGGTTTTGA